A single region of the Kwoniella shivajii chromosome 10, complete sequence genome encodes:
- a CDS encoding phosphoenolpyruvate carboxykinase (ATP) produces MVHGRHGHDESEGNTFLGKELKYFSQAGFDLDRIHIKRNAPIASLYEDAILNEGAVISSSGALINFSGKKTGRSPKDKRIVYEETSKDDVWWGPVNIKMDEHTFEINRERAIDYLNTRENVYVFDGFAGWDPKYRIKVRVIASRAYHALFMHNMLIRPTAEELENFGEPDFIIYNAGQFPANRFTTGMTSTTSVEVNFKRMEMVILGTEYAGEMKKGIFSVMHYLQPVKFGQLSLHSSANQAKGDNGDVTLFFGLSGTGKTTLSADPNRLLIGDDEHVWSDTGVFNIEGGCYAKTINLSAEKEPEIFNAIRFGSILENVVYNPADRAPDYDDVSITENTRCAYPIEYIPNAKIPCIADRQPSNIIMLTCDAFGVLPPVSRLTPEQAQYHFVAGYTSKTPGTEDGIVEPSPTFSTCYGQPFIVLHPGRYAKMLAERMEKNKVDCWLINTGWTGGKFGTGKRCPLKYTRAIVDAIHNGSLAKAEFENFPIFNLAIPKAIEGVPSEILDPVKVWPSKDAFNAEVNKLGGMFQKAFSKYEAGLSKEVLLSGPQL; encoded by the exons ATGGTTCACGGAAGACACGGTCACGACGAATCCGAAGGAAATACTTTCCTCGGTAAAGAACTCAAATACTTCTCACAGGCAGGTTTCGACCTCGACAGAATTCACATAAAA CGAAATGCACCTATCGCTTCCCTTTACGAAGATGCCATCCTCAACGAAGGTGCCGTTATCTCCTCAAGCGGTGCTTTGATAAACTTCTCAGGAAAGAAAACTGGTCGAAGTCCCAAAGACAAAAGAATCGTCTACGAAGAGACCAGTAAAGATGATGTCTGGTGGGGTCCCGtgaatatcaagatgga TGAGCACACATTTGAAATCAACCGAGAACGAGCTATCGATTACCTTAACACTCGAGAGAACGTATATGTGTTCGATGGGTTTGCCGGTTGGGACCCTAAATACCGAATCAAAGTTCGAGTCATCGCTTCTCGAGCTTATCACGCACTATTCATGCACAACATGTTAATCAGACCTACAGCTGAAGAACTTGAAAACTTTGGTGAACCAGATTTCATCATTTATAATGCTGGTCAATTCCCCGCCAATCGATTCACAACAGGTATGACTTCGACCACATCAGTAGAAGTCAACTTCAAAcgaatggaaatggtcatTCTCGGTACTGAATACGCTGGTgaaatgaagaaaggtatctTCTCAGTTATGCATTATCTTCAACCAGTTAAATTCGGTCAACTCTCTCTTCACTCTTCAGCAAATCAAGCTAAAGGCGATAACGGAGATGTAACCCTCTTCTTCGGTCTGTCCGGTACAGGAAAAACAACTCTTTCAGCCGACCCCAATCGATTATTgattggtgatgatgaacacGTTTGGTCAGACACTGGTGTCTTCAACATCGAAGGTGGTTGTTACGCCAAGACAATCAACCTGTCCGCTGAAAAG GAACCTGAAATCTTCAACGCCATCAGATTTGGTTCTATTCTCGAGAACGTAGTCTACAACCCTGCTGACAGAGCTCCCGATTACGATGATGTCTCAATCACCGAGAACACTCGATGCGCCTACCCTATCGAATACATTCCTAACGCCAAAATCCCTTGTATCGCCGACCGACAACcatccaatatcatcatgttGACATGCGACGCTTTCGGTGTATTACCTCCTGTATCTCGATTGACCCCTGAACAAGCTCAATACCACTTTGTAGCTGGTTACACATCCAAAACACCTGGTACTGAAGATGGTATCGTGGAACCTTCACCTACATTCTCAACTTGTTACGGACAACCTTTCATCGTCTTACACCCTGGTAGATATGCCAAGATGTTAGCTGAACgaatggagaagaacaaAGTTGATTGTTGGTTGATCAACACCGGTTGGACTGGAGGTAAATTCGGTACAGGAAAACGATGTCCTCTTAAATATACCAGAGCGATCGTCGATGCTATCCACAATGGTTCATTGGCAAAAGCAGAATTTGAAAACTTCCCAATCTTTAACCTTGCCATTCCTAAAGCAATTGAAGGTGTACCCAGTGAAATTTTGGACCCCGTCAAAGTTTGGCCATCAAAAGATGCTTTCAATGCTGAAGTCAACAAACTCGGTGGGATGTTCCAAAAGGCCTTCTCGAAATATGAAGCTGGTTTATCGAAAGAAGTCTTACTTTCTGGACCTCAGCTATAA